The nucleotide sequence GTACCGGTAGCAAAAAAGTCAAACTGTTAGGTGATATATTCCACATGAATATAGAAGAAGATGACGTGGCAAAGACCATTGAGCAGCATCACAAATATATTGGCTATTACCATCTGGCTGATAGTAACAGAAAACTTCCGGGCTTTGCTCACACTGACTTTAAGTCCTTCTTTAAGGTGCTTAAGGAATTAAATTATAATGGCACACTTTCTATAGAATGCCACTTAAGAGGAGAGACGATAGAAGGAATAAGAAAGAGTTTAGCCTTTCTTCATGACCATGTAAAGTAGAATATCTATAATAAAAGAGTAAGGCGTGAGTATTTATGAAAATTGTTATAGCTCCGGATTCCTTTAAGGGAAGCTTGTCTGCCAAAGAAGTGGCTGAGGCCCTGGAAATAGGAATCAAAAAAGTATATGAGAATGCAAAAATTGTTAAGGTACCAATGGCCGATGGCGGAGAAGGAACGGTGGAGTCACTGGTGGACGCCACCGGAGGAAGGATAATAAAGGCTAAGGTTAGGGACCCTCTCTTTAGAGAGATTGAAGCCTTCTACGGAATCTTGGGAGATAACACTACCGCTATTATCGAAATGGCTGCTGCTTCCGGTCTTCCCCTTTTATCAAAAGAGGAGAGAAATCCCCTGGTAACCACCACTTTTGGTACCGGAGAACTTATAAGTGATGCCTTGGATAAGGGCTGCAGGACTATTATCCTGGGCCTAGGCGGCAGTGCTACCAATGATGGCGGAATGAGTATGGCCAAGGCTCTTGGAGCAAAGTTTTTTAATGCCGAGGGCCAAGAAATAGGCTTAGGCGGAGAAAGTTTGGGACAGTTGACTACAATAGATCTATCAGGAATAGACAAAAGAGTTAAAGAAGTAAACTTTATAGCTGCCTGTGATGTAGATAATCCCCTTTGCGGAGAAAGGGGAGCATCCAGAGTTTTCGGTCCTCAAAAGGGCGCAGATGAAGAAGCGGTAGAAATTTTAGACAGAAACCTGCTGAACTATGGGAAGGTCCTGGTGCAGACTACCGGCAAGAGCATTCTGGATTACCCCGGTGCAGGTGCTGCCGGAGGACTGGGAGCAGGGGTCTTAGCTTTCCTAAATGCTGAGCTAAAGCGAGGAATCGACATAGTAGTGGAAGTTACCGGTCTGGAGAAGGAAATGAAGGATGCTGACCTAGTTCTAACCGGCGAAGGCATGATGGACTATCAAACCGCCTTCGGCAAAACACCCTATGGTGTAGCAAAGTTTGCAAAGAGTTATAACTTACCGGTTATAGCTGTAGCAGGGGGACTTGGGAAGGATGCCCATACTCTTTATGAGAAAGGCTTTGACAGTATCTTTTCTTTAGTAGATAAGCCTATGACCTTGGAGGAGGCTATGGCCAATAGCAAGACTTTACTAGAAGACGCAGCAGAGAGAATAATGAGGACATTAAGGATAACACTAATGAAGAGATAAAAATAAGCTACCCTTAAGACTGGAGGCACAAGTATGAATATTGCATTATGTCATTTTAGAATTGGAGAAACAGATGGAGTTTCTCTTGAAATGGAAAAGTGGAAGGTTGAATTAGAAAAACAAGGCCATAAGGTTATATATATAGGCGGAAATGCTTATGAAGACACAGAAGTGATAGAGGAACTTTACTACAAGAATGCTCTCAATGACAAAATAGTAGCCAATTCTTACCTGAAGCTCACTGATTATATTGAAGATGG is from Clostridium thermarum and encodes:
- a CDS encoding glycerate kinase, whose amino-acid sequence is MKIVIAPDSFKGSLSAKEVAEALEIGIKKVYENAKIVKVPMADGGEGTVESLVDATGGRIIKAKVRDPLFREIEAFYGILGDNTTAIIEMAAASGLPLLSKEERNPLVTTTFGTGELISDALDKGCRTIILGLGGSATNDGGMSMAKALGAKFFNAEGQEIGLGGESLGQLTTIDLSGIDKRVKEVNFIAACDVDNPLCGERGASRVFGPQKGADEEAVEILDRNLLNYGKVLVQTTGKSILDYPGAGAAGGLGAGVLAFLNAELKRGIDIVVEVTGLEKEMKDADLVLTGEGMMDYQTAFGKTPYGVAKFAKSYNLPVIAVAGGLGKDAHTLYEKGFDSIFSLVDKPMTLEEAMANSKTLLEDAAERIMRTLRITLMKR